In Allomuricauda ruestringensis DSM 13258, the following proteins share a genomic window:
- a CDS encoding LolA family protein, whose translation MKQNKTMIKKSILFITLFTVGLFSYGQNSDKAKALLDEVYNKVQSYDNIYIDFQSTLENTEADLKQETNGNVTLDGEKYLLNYFGAKQMYDGNKVYTVVPENEEVTIEDVNEDNDNVSPSKMLTFYKTGHNYQWDILQNVGGRKIQYVKLIPIDSNTEIKSVLLGVDTQTKHIYKLIQTGNNGTKTTITVNSFKTNQPISSTLFTFDEKKYEDKGYYIIRN comes from the coding sequence ATGAAGCAAAATAAGACCATGATCAAGAAAAGTATTCTTTTTATAACATTGTTTACCGTAGGACTTTTTTCTTACGGACAGAACTCCGATAAGGCCAAAGCACTTTTGGACGAAGTATACAACAAAGTGCAGAGCTACGATAATATTTATATTGATTTCCAGTCCACTTTGGAAAACACCGAGGCCGACCTAAAACAGGAAACCAATGGCAACGTAACCTTGGATGGTGAAAAATATCTGCTCAACTATTTTGGAGCCAAACAAATGTACGATGGCAACAAAGTCTACACTGTGGTTCCCGAGAACGAAGAAGTAACCATTGAAGATGTAAATGAGGATAACGATAACGTAAGCCCCTCCAAAATGTTGACATTCTATAAAACGGGACATAACTATCAGTGGGATATCCTTCAAAATGTAGGGGGCAGAAAAATCCAGTATGTAAAGTTGATTCCCATTGACTCCAATACCGAGATAAAATCCGTGCTTTTGGGAGTGGATACACAGACCAAGCACATCTATAAACTGATTCAAACGGGAAACAATGGTACCAAAACCACCATTACCGTTAATTCTTTCAAAACCAATCAGCCCATATCAAGTACTCTGTTTACCTTTGACGAGAAAAAATACGAGGACAAAGGATATTATATTATAAGAAACTAG